In uncultured Fibrobacter sp., a single window of DNA contains:
- a CDS encoding type III pantothenate kinase — MKKSSKNSEKFSFVVDVGNSHTVLGIFKGDKVVDHWRLTTRKETTSDEVMNRIGGLIRFSEIKPSVITHVGLSTVVPVLERPWIKALQTLLKRPVQVVSSKNCLDCPIAYPNPATLGSDRLCNVIALRDRGYKDAIVVDMGTATTFDVMKDGGFAGGIIIPGISASLDVLTEKAARLMPVSIEWPDHVIANNTDDAIRAGLLYGFMAELETLVEKIKAEMGRKKVPVFATGGWGRMVMGHSKVIDTYDPYLTLNGVRLVALRGNGAAELERDSDD, encoded by the coding sequence ATGAAGAAAAGTTCAAAAAATTCAGAAAAGTTTTCTTTTGTAGTAGATGTGGGCAACTCCCACACCGTTTTGGGTATTTTCAAGGGCGACAAGGTGGTGGACCATTGGAGGCTTACCACCCGCAAAGAAACCACAAGCGACGAAGTGATGAACCGCATTGGCGGCCTCATCCGTTTCTCCGAAATCAAACCCTCGGTGATTACACATGTGGGCCTTTCGACGGTGGTGCCGGTACTTGAACGCCCATGGATCAAGGCTTTGCAGACGCTCCTCAAGCGCCCGGTACAGGTGGTGAGTTCCAAGAACTGCCTGGATTGCCCGATTGCTTACCCGAATCCGGCGACCCTCGGCTCCGACCGCCTTTGCAACGTGATTGCGCTGCGCGACCGCGGCTACAAGGATGCCATTGTTGTGGACATGGGCACGGCGACGACTTTCGATGTGATGAAGGACGGCGGATTTGCGGGCGGTATCATCATCCCCGGAATCAGTGCCAGTTTGGACGTGTTGACCGAGAAGGCCGCGCGCTTGATGCCTGTGAGCATCGAGTGGCCGGACCACGTGATTGCGAACAATACGGATGATGCTATCCGTGCGGGCCTTTTGTACGGATTCATGGCGGAGCTCGAAACGTTAGTCGAAAAGATTAAGGCCGAGATGGGCCGGAAGAAGGTCCCCGTGTTTGCGACGGGTGGTTGGGGCCGCATGGTCATGGGCCACAGCAAGGTCATCGACACATACGACCCTTATTTGACATTGAATGGTGTCCGGCTCGTGGCGCTCCGCGGCAACGGCGCCGCTGAATTAGAGCGTGATTCCGATGACTAG
- a CDS encoding DMT family transporter, with protein sequence MANLGYTFLLILTAAIWGSGFVAQIEGNAFGPFAFSCIRCFIAAGFLALIFKILDAFGKSPRRPRNRKETLLHWKAGFFCGLALCTAMNLQQLGMYLGTPAGKSGFLTACYIVLVPVASLFLGKRTSLKTWICIAITTAGLYLLCVKDGFSIELSDSVSLLCALAFSFHILVIDKFVNHVDPIRVSAIQFLTIGVLTAPLMIVFDLRFPAMDFGTVIAAFGNPYAIAGLAFAALCSSGIAYTLQIVAQDKINPTIASLTMSLESVFAVLAGWAILGEQLSACEICGCAIMMVAIVMAQIKISPASS encoded by the coding sequence ATGGCTAATTTAGGCTATACATTCCTGCTCATCCTGACAGCCGCAATCTGGGGTTCGGGCTTTGTCGCCCAAATCGAAGGGAACGCCTTTGGGCCATTTGCATTCTCGTGCATCCGTTGCTTTATCGCCGCAGGTTTCCTAGCCCTAATCTTCAAGATTCTCGATGCGTTCGGCAAGAGCCCCCGTAGGCCGCGCAACCGCAAAGAAACGCTACTCCACTGGAAGGCTGGATTCTTTTGCGGGCTTGCACTCTGCACCGCAATGAACTTGCAACAACTCGGAATGTACCTCGGCACCCCTGCCGGAAAATCTGGGTTCCTCACCGCCTGCTACATCGTGCTTGTACCGGTCGCTAGTTTATTCTTAGGCAAGCGCACCTCATTGAAAACTTGGATTTGCATTGCCATTACGACAGCGGGGCTTTACCTGCTCTGCGTCAAGGACGGTTTCTCCATCGAACTTTCAGACAGCGTTTCGCTCCTATGCGCACTGGCCTTTTCATTCCACATCCTCGTCATCGACAAGTTCGTCAACCACGTGGACCCAATTCGCGTCTCGGCAATCCAGTTCTTGACTATCGGCGTTTTGACCGCGCCCCTGATGATTGTATTCGACCTGAGATTCCCGGCAATGGACTTTGGCACTGTCATTGCCGCATTTGGCAACCCGTATGCAATAGCAGGCCTTGCGTTTGCCGCCCTATGTTCCAGCGGTATTGCCTACACGTTGCAAATTGTCGCTCAAGATAAAATCAATCCCACCATCGCCTCACTCACGATGAGTTTGGAATCGGTATTCGCCGTCCTTGCGGGTTGGGCCATTCTAGGGGAACAGCTTTCAGCCTGCGAGATTTGCGGTTGTGCAATTATGATGGTCGCCATCGTGATGGCGCAAATTAAGATTTCGCCTGCTTCTTCTTGA
- a CDS encoding Na+/H+ antiporter NhaC family protein, translating into MEQQAAEVVSYFHGTFWALVPSIVAIVLALITKEAYSSLFVGILMGALLISEGNFPHFLDAVFKDGMVKQVSDPWNVGILFFLVFLGTMVALMNKSGGAAAFGEWAGRRIKSKVGVQLATVILGILIFVDDYFNCLTVGSVMRPVTGKFKLSREKLAYLIDATAAPICIIAPISSWAAAVTGFVEGEDGLGLFVKSIPFNFYALLTIVALFTIILLKVDFGPMKKYETAAEKLDAQTQSLKREDSRGTVADLVFPIVSLIVFCVAGLVYTGGFFSSGEAHKGFVDAFGASDASVGLVIGSFCTLAVTVIWYMGRRVLKLRKCLECLPEGFKAMVPAILILVLAWSLKGVTDTLGAKVFVASLISGSAVGFMNLMPAIIFLVGVGLAFSTGTSWGTFGILIPIVVAAFSNIDPDLMIISISACMAGAVCGDHISPISDTTIMASAGADCNHVNHVNTQLPYALSVAGVSFVCYIVAGFTRSALLSFVLGLALIVGGALLIKKKQAKS; encoded by the coding sequence ATGGAACAACAAGCTGCTGAAGTTGTATCCTATTTTCATGGAACGTTCTGGGCCTTGGTGCCCTCGATTGTGGCCATTGTCCTTGCCCTCATTACCAAGGAGGCTTACTCGTCCCTTTTTGTGGGCATATTGATGGGCGCACTGCTCATTAGCGAGGGTAATTTCCCGCATTTCTTGGATGCCGTGTTCAAGGATGGCATGGTCAAGCAGGTGTCGGACCCGTGGAATGTGGGCATCTTGTTTTTCCTTGTGTTCTTGGGGACGATGGTCGCCTTGATGAACAAGTCCGGCGGGGCGGCGGCTTTCGGTGAATGGGCGGGGCGTCGTATCAAGTCCAAAGTGGGTGTGCAACTGGCGACCGTCATCTTGGGCATCTTGATTTTTGTTGATGATTATTTCAACTGTCTCACGGTGGGCTCTGTGATGCGCCCTGTTACGGGGAAATTCAAGTTGAGTCGCGAAAAACTGGCGTACCTGATTGATGCTACTGCAGCTCCGATATGCATTATTGCGCCGATTAGTTCGTGGGCGGCGGCAGTGACCGGCTTTGTCGAAGGGGAAGATGGCCTGGGCCTATTTGTGAAATCGATTCCTTTTAATTTTTACGCCTTGCTGACTATCGTGGCTCTCTTTACGATTATTCTTTTGAAGGTGGATTTTGGCCCGATGAAAAAATACGAGACTGCGGCCGAAAAACTGGATGCGCAGACTCAGTCTTTGAAGCGTGAAGATTCCCGAGGGACTGTCGCCGATCTTGTTTTCCCGATTGTTTCCTTGATTGTGTTCTGCGTGGCGGGTTTAGTTTATACGGGCGGATTCTTCTCGAGTGGCGAGGCACACAAGGGCTTTGTCGATGCCTTTGGTGCAAGCGATGCTTCGGTGGGGCTTGTCATTGGTAGTTTCTGTACGCTTGCTGTGACGGTGATTTGGTATATGGGGCGCCGTGTCTTGAAGTTGCGCAAGTGCCTGGAATGTTTGCCTGAAGGTTTCAAGGCGATGGTCCCGGCGATACTGATTCTTGTGCTGGCCTGGAGTTTGAAGGGCGTTACCGATACGCTTGGCGCGAAGGTCTTTGTGGCAAGTCTCATTTCGGGGAGCGCTGTGGGCTTTATGAACTTGATGCCGGCGATAATCTTCTTAGTCGGTGTGGGGCTGGCCTTCTCGACGGGAACCTCGTGGGGGACGTTCGGCATCTTGATCCCGATTGTGGTGGCGGCGTTCTCGAACATCGATCCGGATTTGATGATTATTTCTATTTCGGCGTGCATGGCGGGTGCCGTTTGTGGCGACCATATATCCCCGATTTCCGATACGACGATTATGGCGAGTGCCGGTGCGGACTGTAACCATGTGAACCACGTGAATACGCAGTTGCCCTATGCTCTTTCTGTTGCGGGAGTGAGCTTTGTCTGCTATATCGTGGCGGGATTCACGAGGAGCGCACTTCTTTCGTTTGTGCTTGGCCTTGCACTGATTGTCGGTGGAGCTTTGCTTATCAAGAAGAAGCAGGCGAAATCTTAA
- the nadC gene encoding carboxylating nicotinate-nucleotide diphosphorylase: protein MIRLALAEDVRTGDVTSEWTIPADQKQHARLIAKEDGVLAGLPVIELVFQELKANVKVTLHKKDGDVVKKGDLIAEMDGTTHELLTGERTLLNFIQQLSGVATVAHTFQEALKGGKTKVLDTRKTVPGFRTLQKYAVRVGGGSNHRMGLFDMVLVKDNHIAAAGGVLQALEVVKKNNTQNLMVEMEVENFDQLRALLNKGVDVIMLDNMSNEMMAEALKIIKESGDKCLVEGSGNMTLERAKEIATLGLDYISVGALTHSVKALDISMRI, encoded by the coding sequence ATGATCCGCCTTGCCTTGGCGGAAGATGTTCGCACGGGTGATGTCACGAGCGAGTGGACCATCCCTGCCGACCAAAAGCAGCATGCCCGCCTGATTGCCAAGGAAGACGGTGTGCTTGCCGGCCTCCCGGTGATTGAACTCGTGTTCCAGGAACTCAAGGCGAATGTGAAGGTGACACTCCACAAGAAAGACGGTGACGTGGTGAAGAAGGGTGACCTGATTGCCGAAATGGACGGCACGACGCACGAACTTTTGACGGGTGAACGCACTCTCTTGAACTTCATCCAGCAACTCTCCGGCGTGGCAACGGTTGCACATACCTTCCAGGAAGCTTTGAAGGGTGGCAAGACGAAGGTGCTCGATACGCGCAAGACGGTTCCCGGTTTCCGTACGCTGCAGAAGTATGCGGTGCGGGTGGGTGGCGGTTCCAACCATCGCATGGGCCTTTTCGACATGGTGCTCGTGAAGGATAACCACATCGCTGCTGCGGGTGGTGTGCTCCAGGCGCTCGAAGTGGTGAAGAAGAACAACACGCAGAACCTGATGGTCGAAATGGAAGTCGAAAACTTCGACCAGTTGCGCGCACTTTTGAACAAGGGCGTGGACGTCATCATGCTCGACAACATGAGCAACGAGATGATGGCCGAGGCTCTCAAGATTATCAAGGAAAGCGGCGACAAGTGCCTGGTGGAAGGTTCCGGCAACATGACGCTTGAACGTGCGAAGGAAATCGCGACGCTCGGCCTTGACTACATCTCTGTCGGTGCGCTTACGCATAGCGTGAAAGCACTCGATATTTCGATGCGAATCTAG
- a CDS encoding sugar transferase, whose product MIRATTLERILLVLSDFAALSICFALAFWVQFHSGWIADKFDPSKTFAEYWFMGLVLNLGWLLLFTCAGLYRSWLLMSRTHQILRVLRAVALGIVLVIVGLFGAEFVGKVFANSPLSEGYLYGSRFPWIFIYGGLALTLVAGFRMVIYWCLRGFLRLGYGANNILVLGATEAGQKIAQSLAKTPARGQRVIGFVDERFQVMDHEFAGYPVLGKYSDLPALVKKYKVSGIIIAHDSASPQEIMRVLVWICELPLHIYIVPELYGVVNGQFKANLVYGFELQELFAFTMPPWQVQVKRIIDILFGAFLGLCSLPVCILAAIAIKLEDRGPVFYSQERIGLYGKPFTVYKFRTMRTDAEKFGAQWATKDDPRITKVGKLLRKTRIDELPQIFCVLKGDMSMVGPRPERAVFIGKLREKIPFYISRLKMKPGLTGWAQVRHHYDTSIEDVQIKLQYDMYYYENMSLLLDFQILVRTVYVVLTGKGAQ is encoded by the coding sequence ATGATCCGCGCGACCACATTGGAACGAATCCTCTTAGTCCTTTCGGACTTTGCAGCCTTGTCGATTTGTTTCGCCTTGGCCTTTTGGGTGCAGTTTCATAGTGGTTGGATTGCGGATAAGTTTGATCCGAGCAAGACGTTTGCTGAATATTGGTTCATGGGCCTTGTCCTCAACTTGGGCTGGCTCCTGCTCTTTACTTGTGCGGGCTTGTACCGTTCCTGGCTTTTGATGTCCCGTACCCACCAGATTCTGAGGGTGCTTCGCGCCGTCGCTCTGGGTATTGTGCTTGTCATTGTCGGGCTGTTTGGTGCGGAATTTGTCGGGAAGGTCTTTGCCAATTCTCCATTGAGCGAGGGCTATCTTTACGGTTCGCGATTCCCGTGGATATTTATTTATGGCGGCCTTGCCCTTACGTTGGTTGCCGGATTCCGCATGGTTATCTACTGGTGCCTGCGCGGTTTTTTGCGCCTAGGTTATGGTGCGAATAACATTCTGGTTCTTGGCGCGACGGAAGCGGGGCAAAAGATTGCACAGTCTCTTGCCAAGACTCCGGCGCGTGGCCAGCGGGTCATTGGTTTTGTCGATGAACGCTTCCAAGTGATGGACCACGAATTTGCGGGTTATCCTGTATTGGGCAAGTATTCGGATTTGCCGGCTTTAGTCAAAAAGTACAAGGTCAGTGGCATCATCATCGCTCACGATAGTGCCTCTCCGCAAGAAATCATGCGCGTGCTCGTGTGGATTTGTGAACTGCCTCTCCATATTTACATTGTCCCGGAACTTTATGGTGTGGTGAATGGCCAGTTCAAGGCGAATCTTGTTTATGGCTTTGAATTGCAGGAACTGTTTGCCTTTACGATGCCGCCTTGGCAAGTGCAGGTCAAGCGCATTATCGATATTTTATTTGGTGCATTTTTGGGATTGTGCTCGCTGCCGGTTTGCATTTTGGCGGCCATCGCCATCAAGCTCGAGGACCGTGGCCCAGTGTTCTATTCGCAGGAACGTATCGGCTTGTACGGCAAGCCCTTTACGGTTTATAAATTCCGCACCATGCGTACCGATGCCGAAAAGTTTGGTGCGCAGTGGGCCACCAAAGACGACCCGCGCATCACGAAGGTGGGCAAGTTATTGCGTAAAACCCGCATCGACGAGCTCCCGCAGATTTTCTGTGTGCTCAAGGGCGACATGAGCATGGTCGGCCCGCGCCCCGAACGTGCCGTGTTCATTGGCAAGCTCCGCGAAAAGATTCCGTTCTACATCAGCCGCCTCAAGATGAAGCCGGGCCTCACGGGCTGGGCTCAGGTGCGTCACCATTACGATACGAGCATCGAGGATGTGCAAATCAAGTTGCAGTACGACATGTATTACTACGAGAATATGAGCCTGCTGCTTGATTTCCAGATTCTGGTTCGAACCGTATATGTGGTGCTGACCGGAAAAGGAGCGCAGTAA
- a CDS encoding homoserine dehydrogenase, producing the protein MLRIGLIGTGTVGGGVIQILEQKIAEYKEKLGVELELACICAKSEEEVAPYKAKGYKVSTNADEMIAGDDIDVLVELAGGYNMPRKWILAALNSGKHVVTANKALLAKYGHEIFPLAAEKGLHVLFEAAVGGGIPIIRSLQEGLLGSTVEHLSCIINGTCNYILSRMADEGLDFDVVLKDAQKLGFAEADPTFDIEGIDSAHKTALLASLCSGKRVDFEKIHVTGISKITAQDIAFAKELGCCVKLLGIYHRDGDRVDARVHPCFVSNENLLSNVNGVINAVYLKCDNLGETVQTGAGAGRLPTASAVVADLVSLARSTDSGSRKALPMGWFNVDNSATLVPISETSARYYLRFTSRDACGVLAKITSVLAENNISIETIIQKNVNDPGKVSIVVITEKTQDCKASKAVDAIDALPEIVEKSQVIRFLA; encoded by the coding sequence ATGTTGCGTATTGGACTCATTGGTACTGGAACCGTCGGTGGCGGTGTTATTCAGATTCTTGAACAGAAAATTGCCGAATATAAGGAAAAGCTGGGTGTCGAACTGGAACTTGCTTGCATTTGCGCAAAGTCCGAAGAGGAAGTCGCCCCGTACAAGGCAAAGGGCTACAAGGTTTCGACTAATGCCGACGAGATGATTGCCGGTGACGACATCGACGTGCTCGTTGAACTGGCCGGTGGCTACAACATGCCGCGCAAGTGGATTTTGGCCGCCCTCAATTCGGGTAAGCATGTGGTGACTGCGAACAAGGCTCTCCTTGCCAAGTACGGTCACGAAATTTTCCCGCTTGCTGCCGAAAAGGGCCTGCATGTGCTGTTCGAAGCCGCTGTGGGTGGTGGCATTCCTATCATCCGTAGCCTCCAGGAAGGCTTGCTCGGCTCGACGGTCGAACACCTGAGCTGCATCATCAATGGTACTTGTAACTATATCCTCAGCCGCATGGCCGACGAAGGCCTCGATTTCGATGTGGTCCTGAAGGATGCCCAGAAGCTCGGTTTTGCCGAAGCCGACCCGACGTTCGATATCGAAGGTATCGACTCCGCACACAAGACGGCTTTGCTCGCAAGTCTCTGCAGCGGCAAGCGTGTGGACTTCGAGAAGATTCACGTGACCGGCATTTCGAAGATTACCGCCCAGGATATCGCCTTTGCGAAGGAACTTGGCTGCTGCGTGAAGCTCCTCGGCATTTACCACCGCGACGGCGACCGCGTGGATGCCCGCGTCCATCCGTGCTTTGTCTCGAACGAGAACTTGCTTTCGAACGTGAACGGCGTAATCAATGCGGTTTACCTCAAGTGCGACAACTTGGGCGAAACGGTCCAGACCGGTGCCGGTGCTGGCCGCCTCCCGACCGCCTCTGCCGTGGTCGCCGACCTTGTTTCCTTGGCCCGTTCTACTGACAGTGGTAGCCGCAAGGCGCTCCCGATGGGCTGGTTCAACGTCGACAATTCTGCGACGCTTGTTCCGATTTCGGAAACTTCGGCCCGCTACTATCTGCGCTTCACCTCTCGTGACGCTTGTGGTGTGCTTGCGAAGATTACGAGTGTCTTGGCCGAGAACAACATCTCCATCGAGACGATTATCCAGAAGAACGTGAACGACCCGGGTAAGGTTTCCATCGTGGTCATCACCGAAAAGACACAGGACTGCAAGGCCTCGAAGGCGGTGGACGCCATTGATGCCCTGCCCGAAATCGTCGAGAAGAGCCAGGTTATCCGTTTCCTCGCCTAG
- a CDS encoding sugar transferase, with protein MEQESVNLDIGSILDEQKLKNIVYPARLFRARLNEEFQRSNRTRKPFLFIKIYAHQFDILGWSRPNEIITKTWKISVLTMFSHLRFIDVLGYLPDSNGLGIIMLNSDLTKLENIRKDMLHRLNDAGLIQALRHSPKKPIFKAYLYSGLQEKENQEMSIRMDEFNSMGGSFFSLTRLTLSEIWQHPNKIRYRHFIKRTFDLVGASCGIILLSPLLLFCALAVKISDPKGPVIFKQTRVGKNGKEFTMYKFRSMYIDAEERKKELMALNETGGKTFKMKNDPRIYPFGKILRKFSLDELPQLFNIIQGSMSIVGPRPPLPSEVEEYEPWHQVRLSVTPGLTCIWQVSGRSNIPFEGQMRLDNNYIRRDGKIAEDIKLILKTFKVVFKGDGAY; from the coding sequence ATGGAACAGGAATCCGTCAATCTAGATATCGGCTCTATCCTCGACGAGCAGAAACTCAAGAACATTGTCTACCCGGCAAGGCTCTTCCGTGCACGCCTAAACGAGGAGTTCCAGCGTTCCAACCGTACCCGCAAGCCGTTTCTCTTCATCAAGATTTACGCGCACCAGTTCGACATTCTCGGTTGGTCCAGGCCTAACGAAATCATCACGAAGACCTGGAAAATCAGCGTGCTGACCATGTTCTCGCACCTTCGGTTCATCGACGTTCTCGGATACCTTCCCGACAGCAACGGGCTCGGTATCATCATGTTGAATTCAGACCTGACAAAGCTCGAGAACATCCGCAAAGACATGCTCCACAGGCTCAACGACGCAGGCCTTATCCAAGCATTGCGTCACAGCCCGAAAAAACCGATATTCAAGGCTTACCTCTACTCAGGTCTCCAAGAAAAGGAGAACCAAGAGATGAGCATCCGCATGGACGAATTCAACAGCATGGGCGGCAGTTTCTTCTCGTTGACTCGCCTTACCTTGTCGGAAATCTGGCAGCATCCGAACAAAATTCGCTACAGGCATTTCATCAAGCGTACATTTGATTTGGTCGGCGCATCCTGCGGCATTATCCTGCTTTCCCCGCTGCTCCTGTTCTGCGCATTGGCGGTCAAAATCAGCGACCCGAAAGGCCCTGTCATATTCAAGCAGACCCGAGTCGGCAAGAACGGCAAAGAATTTACGATGTACAAATTCCGCAGCATGTATATCGATGCCGAAGAGCGTAAAAAAGAGCTCATGGCCCTGAACGAAACTGGCGGCAAGACATTCAAGATGAAGAACGACCCGCGCATCTACCCGTTCGGGAAAATCTTGCGCAAGTTCAGCCTCGACGAACTGCCGCAGTTGTTCAACATCATCCAAGGTTCGATGTCTATAGTAGGGCCGCGCCCGCCGCTGCCCTCCGAGGTAGAAGAATACGAGCCGTGGCACCAGGTCAGGTTGTCTGTAACCCCAGGCCTTACTTGCATCTGGCAGGTGAGCGGTCGCAGCAACATTCCGTTCGAAGGGCAAATGCGCCTCGACAACAACTATATCCGTCGCGACGGCAAAATTGCCGAAGACATCAAGTTAATCCTAAAGACCTTCAAGGTTGTATTCAAAGGCGACGGAGCCTATTAA
- the truA gene encoding tRNA pseudouridine(38-40) synthase TruA codes for MRYRFRCEYLGSAFYGWQEQNEAGKTKFVTVQSSLEEAFSIALRSPVRIVGSGRTDTGVHARGQCCHFDYDGELDPQKTVRSINGLTKRLIRIRDLERCADDFNARYDAVMRYYQYTIFTRPVALMREFGWECGSLHLNLDAMEREAAAFLGEHDFIDFCIPRNDGKSTLCTLSEFRLERLNEWSAVFHIKGNRFLHRQVRAMVGTLFDVGRGRYPEGTVKTIFEKNFKGERTWAPPQGLVLHDVIYKDY; via the coding sequence ATGCGTTACCGCTTCCGTTGCGAGTACCTTGGCAGCGCGTTTTACGGCTGGCAGGAGCAGAACGAGGCGGGCAAGACCAAATTTGTCACAGTGCAGTCGTCGCTTGAAGAAGCGTTTTCTATCGCGCTTCGGTCGCCAGTCCGCATTGTAGGTTCGGGCCGTACCGATACGGGCGTGCATGCGCGCGGCCAGTGTTGCCATTTCGACTACGACGGGGAATTGGACCCGCAGAAGACGGTCCGTTCTATAAACGGCCTGACAAAGCGGCTTATCCGCATCCGCGACCTGGAACGCTGCGCAGACGATTTCAATGCGCGTTACGATGCCGTGATGCGCTATTACCAGTACACGATTTTTACGCGCCCTGTTGCGCTGATGCGCGAATTCGGCTGGGAATGCGGTTCACTGCATTTGAATTTGGATGCAATGGAACGCGAGGCTGCCGCATTCTTGGGGGAGCACGACTTTATCGACTTCTGCATTCCACGCAACGACGGAAAGTCTACGCTTTGCACGTTAAGCGAATTCCGACTGGAACGGCTGAACGAATGGAGCGCTGTTTTCCATATCAAGGGGAACCGGTTCTTGCACCGGCAGGTCCGTGCGATGGTAGGAACGTTGTTCGATGTGGGGCGAGGCCGGTACCCCGAAGGGACGGTCAAGACCATATTCGAGAAAAACTTCAAAGGGGAACGCACTTGGGCTCCCCCGCAGGGCTTGGTCTTGCACGACGTTATCTATAAAGACTATTAA
- a CDS encoding diguanylate cyclase gives MSVVIFILWLVAFIGGVLAAYFVPVNVLSMDLKFVFIGAWGSVLGVVLFCICKKKLTNAEADFSSALNSLRQSQSPRTQYLPVVNPGNPEFPPKPPVQKFPEAPVQRNLPPGAIPAKDALAALNPKKPPVLFPLEAWSPFCKDILKNRPFSEVVSSFGNVLPKFFPKSSGILYMYGGTQTELHKILSFGDYTISDDTIMPAECASFNKGEIVVTDFAKPSLSGGCTHLHHHPHGVSFCAPIEGFEEHFGILSVQTDVLPEGETVDLWKSKVSVIAAVFGLYVANQNMSIRFQQHSIRDSLTGLFNKRYMEESLRREIAAARRRKAPIGVIMMYPDAVSSIQKTRGRHAVEQMLWELGQRIPGFIRYEDIPCRCDGDAICIIMPGADFKITRARAEKIRYEISQLQIAYGDAILATTLSIGVTVALPGAENSAEALLSRVEEAMNFAVNAGMNRVVIDESMQGG, from the coding sequence ATGAGCGTAGTCATTTTCATCCTCTGGCTGGTGGCCTTTATTGGCGGTGTGCTTGCTGCCTATTTTGTCCCGGTAAATGTCCTTTCGATGGACCTGAAATTCGTATTCATCGGTGCATGGGGTTCCGTGCTGGGCGTCGTGCTCTTCTGCATCTGCAAGAAGAAGCTTACCAATGCCGAGGCTGATTTTTCTTCTGCTTTGAATTCCCTGAGACAGTCCCAGAGCCCGCGTACCCAGTATTTGCCTGTCGTGAATCCCGGCAATCCGGAATTCCCTCCCAAGCCCCCTGTTCAAAAATTCCCGGAAGCCCCGGTCCAGAGGAACTTGCCTCCAGGAGCTATTCCGGCCAAAGACGCTCTTGCTGCGCTCAACCCGAAAAAACCGCCGGTTCTTTTCCCGCTCGAAGCCTGGAGCCCGTTCTGCAAAGATATTCTCAAGAACCGTCCGTTCTCGGAGGTGGTCTCCTCGTTTGGAAACGTGCTGCCTAAGTTCTTCCCGAAATCTAGCGGAATACTTTATATGTATGGCGGTACCCAGACGGAACTCCACAAGATTCTTTCTTTTGGTGATTACACGATTAGCGACGATACCATCATGCCGGCAGAATGTGCCAGCTTCAACAAGGGTGAAATTGTCGTGACCGACTTTGCCAAGCCGTCGCTTTCGGGTGGCTGCACTCACCTGCACCACCATCCGCACGGTGTTTCCTTCTGCGCCCCGATCGAAGGCTTCGAGGAACATTTCGGTATCCTCTCTGTCCAGACGGATGTATTGCCCGAAGGCGAAACTGTGGACCTGTGGAAGTCGAAGGTGAGCGTCATTGCTGCCGTGTTCGGGCTGTACGTGGCGAACCAGAACATGAGCATCCGGTTCCAGCAGCACAGCATCCGCGATTCCCTGACCGGCCTTTTCAACAAACGTTATATGGAAGAATCCCTGCGCCGCGAAATTGCGGCTGCACGCCGCCGCAAGGCTCCGATTGGCGTCATCATGATGTATCCGGACGCAGTTTCCAGCATCCAGAAAACTCGTGGCCGCCATGCCGTGGAACAAATGCTGTGGGAACTCGGCCAGCGCATCCCGGGGTTCATTCGCTACGAGGATATCCCGTGCCGTTGCGATGGCGATGCCATTTGCATCATCATGCCCGGTGCCGATTTCAAGATTACCCGTGCCCGCGCCGAGAAAATCCGCTACGAGATTTCCCAGTTGCAGATTGCCTATGGCGACGCCATCTTGGCGACGACGCTCAGCATTGGCGTGACGGTTGCTTTGCCCGGTGCAGAAAACAGCGCCGAAGCATTGCTTTCCCGTGTCGAGGAAGCCATGAACTTCGCCGTGAACGCTGGCATGAACAGGGTCGTGATTGACGAAAGCATGCAGGGCGGTTAA